One Numenius arquata chromosome 10, bNumArq3.hap1.1, whole genome shotgun sequence DNA segment encodes these proteins:
- the SPRN gene encoding shadow of prion protein has protein sequence MRRSAAACWALLLLAAAFCDTVAGKGGRGGARGAARGGVARGAARGRVKAAVPRYGSAGAALRVAGAAAAGAAAGVAAEAALRRARLAGELEAGDGGSYRDGNWTGSAWASAATAQVLLGWALPWLFPLAAILRH, from the coding sequence ATgcggcggagcgcggcggcgtgctgggcgctgctgctgctggccgccgCCTTCTGCGACACGGTGGCCGGCAAGGGGGGCCGCGGTGGCGCCCGCGGGGCCGCCCGCGGCGGGGTCGCCCGCGGGGCCGCCCGCGGGCGGGTGAAAGCGGCAGTGCCCCGGTACGGCTCGGCCGGGGCGGCCCTGCGggtggcgggggcggcggcggcgggagcggcggccggCGTGGCGGCGGAGGCGGCCCTGCGGCGGGCCCGGCTGGCCGGCGAGCTGGAAGCGGGTGACGGCGGCAGCTATCGCGACGGCAACTGGACGGGCAGCGCCTGGGCTTCCGCCGCAACGGCCCAGGTCCTGCTGGGCTGGGCCCTGCCCTGGCTCTTTCCCCTGGCTGCCATCCTCCGCCACTGA
- the ECHS1 gene encoding enoyl-CoA hydratase, mitochondrial has product MASALRVFLRPAAAAAAAAARSPRRALLPPRRPLPGARACSSGSPFQYLLVQKTGARQSVGLIQLNRPQALNALCEGLMEELRRALEALENDSQVGAIVITGSQKAFAAGADIKEMQSKTFQECYSSSFLAGWDKVSTIRKPIIAAVNGFALGGGCELAMMCDIIYAGEKAQFGQPEILLGTIPGAGGTQRLTRAVGKSLAMEMVLTGDRISAAEAKEAGLVSKVFPVEKLLDAAIACAEKIASNSKLVAAMAKESVNAAFETTLAEGTRTEKRLFYATFATGDRKEGMTAFVEKRKANFTDS; this is encoded by the exons ATGGCGTCCGCGCTGCGCGTCTTCCTccgacccgccgccgccgccgccgccgccgccgcgcgctccCCTCGCCGCGCGCTCCTCCCGCCGCGCCGGCCCCTCCCGGGGGCGCGAGCCTGCAGCTCCG GGTCCCCATTCCAGTACCTGCTGGTGCAGAAGACGGGAGCACGGCAGAGCGTGGGCCTGATCCAGCTGAACCGGCCGCAGGCACTCAACGCTCTCTGCGAGGGGCTGATGGAGGAGCTGCGGCGGGCGCTGGAGGCCCTGGAGAATGACTCACAGGTGGGGGCCATCGTCATCACTGGCAGCCAAAAAGCCTTCGCAG CTGGTGCCGACATCAAGGAGATGCAGAGTAAAACCTTCCAGGAGTGCTACAGCAGCAGCTTCCTTGCCGGCTGGGACAAGGTCTCCACCATCCGCAAACCCATCATCGCTGCCGTCAATGGCTTCGCC ctgggcGGTGGGTGCGAGCTGGCCATGATGTGCGACATCATCTACGCTGGTGAGAAGGCACAGTTCGGGCAACCCGAAATCCTGCTGGGGACCATCCCAG GTGCTGGAGGGACGCAGAGGTTGACCAGGGCAGTGGGGAAGTCGCTGGCCATGGAGATGGTCCTCACTGGGGACCGGATTTCAGCAGCGGAGGCGAAGGAGGCAG GGCTGGTGAGCAAGGTCTTCCCTGTGGAGAAGCTGCTGGATGCAGCCATCGCCTGCGCTGAGAAGATCGCCAGCAACTCCAAGCTGGTGGCTGCCATGGCAAAGGAGTCAGTCAACGCtg CCTTTGAGACGACACTGGCGGAGGGGACCAGGACAGAGAAGCGGCTTTTTTACGCCACCTTTGCTACC GGTGACCGCAAGGAGGGGATGACGGCATTTGTGGAGAAGCGCAAGGCGAACTTCACCGACAGCTAa
- the MTG1 gene encoding mitochondrial ribosome-associated GTPase 1 isoform X2 — protein sequence MRGWAAALRAAASGPGLALGGFRERFDFGGRDVASWFPGHMAKGLRQMRASLRRADCLIEVRDARIPLSGCNPMLQEALGVRPHILVLNKMDLADPRQQPTVLEHLKQQGCSHVVFTDCQRDGNIKKIIPLAAKLLGDSPRYHRAESTEYNILVIGVPNVGKSSLINSLRRLHLKKGKATAVGGEPGVTKAVLTRIQVCEKPLMYLVDTPGVLPPKLGDVETGMKLALCGAIRDHLVGEDVMADYLLYTLNKQQQFRYVQHYGLARACNTIEPVLKCVALARGRTQKVKVLTGTGNVNVTTLDYPAAAYEFLRDFRAGRLGRVTLD from the exons atgagaGGGTGGGCTGCAGCGCTGCGGGCGGCGGCGAGCGGGCCCGGGCTAGCGCTCGGCGGCTTCCGGGAGCGCTTCGATTTCGGTGGTCGCGATGTGGCCTCCTGGTTCCCGGGGCACATGGCGAAAG GCCTGCGGCAGATGAGGGCCTCCCTGCGGCGCGCCGACTGCCTCATCGAGGTGCGCGACGCTCGC ATTCCACTGTCGGGCTGTAACCCCATGCTGCAAGAGGCGCTGGGCGTCCGCCCGCACATCCTAGTACTGAACAAGATGGATCTGGCTGATCCTCGCCAGCAGCCG ACAGTCTTGGAGCACCTGAAGCAGCAGGGATGCTCGCATGTCGTCTTCACTGACTGCCAGCGCGATGGCAACATCAAGAAG ATTATTCCCCTGGCTGCCAAGCTGTTGGGTGACAGCCCACGCTACCACAGGGCTGAG AGCACTGAGTACAACATCCTGGTGATTGGAGTGCCCAATGTGGGGAAATCCTCGCTCATAAACTCCCTGCGGAGGCTGCACCTCAAAAAGG gaaaagccacTGCAGTCGGTGGCGAGCCAGGTGTCACCAAAGCAGTGCTGACCAGAATCCAG GTCTGTGAGAAGCCCCTGATGTACCTGGTCGACACTCCTGGTGTGCTACCCCCCAAGCTGGGGGACGTGGAGACAGGCATGAAGCTGGCGCTGTGTG GAGCCATCCGTGACCACCTGGTGGGGGAGGATGTCATGGCCGACTACCTCCTGTACACCCTGAACAAGCAGCAGCAGTTCAG GTACGTGCAGCATTATGGGCTGGCCAGGGCCTGCAACACCATCGAGCCCGTGCTGAAGTGCGTGGCCCTCGCCCGGGGCAGGACACAGAAAGTGAAGGTGCTGACAGGCACGG GGAACGTCAATGTGACAACACTCGACTACCCGGCCGCTGCCTACGAGTTCCTGCGGGATTTCCGAGCGGGACGCCTGGGCAGGGTAACGCTGGACTGA
- the MTG1 gene encoding mitochondrial ribosome-associated GTPase 1 isoform X3, with protein sequence MRGWAAALRAAASGPGLALGGFRERFDFGGRDVASWFPGHMAKGLRQMRASLRRADCLIEVRDARIPLSGCNPMLQEALGVRPHILVLNKMDLADPRQQPTVLEHLKQQGCSHVVFTDCQRDGNIKKIIPLAAKLLGDSPRYHRAESTEYNILVIGVPNVGKSSLINSLRRLHLKKGKATAVGGEPGVTKAVLTRIQVCEKPLMYLVDTPGVLPPKLGDVETGAIRDHLVGEDVMADYLLYTLNKQQQFRYVQHYGLARACNTIEPVLKCVALARGRTQKVKVLTGTGNVNVTTLDYPAAAYEFLRDFRAGRLGRVTLD encoded by the exons atgagaGGGTGGGCTGCAGCGCTGCGGGCGGCGGCGAGCGGGCCCGGGCTAGCGCTCGGCGGCTTCCGGGAGCGCTTCGATTTCGGTGGTCGCGATGTGGCCTCCTGGTTCCCGGGGCACATGGCGAAAG GCCTGCGGCAGATGAGGGCCTCCCTGCGGCGCGCCGACTGCCTCATCGAGGTGCGCGACGCTCGC ATTCCACTGTCGGGCTGTAACCCCATGCTGCAAGAGGCGCTGGGCGTCCGCCCGCACATCCTAGTACTGAACAAGATGGATCTGGCTGATCCTCGCCAGCAGCCG ACAGTCTTGGAGCACCTGAAGCAGCAGGGATGCTCGCATGTCGTCTTCACTGACTGCCAGCGCGATGGCAACATCAAGAAG ATTATTCCCCTGGCTGCCAAGCTGTTGGGTGACAGCCCACGCTACCACAGGGCTGAG AGCACTGAGTACAACATCCTGGTGATTGGAGTGCCCAATGTGGGGAAATCCTCGCTCATAAACTCCCTGCGGAGGCTGCACCTCAAAAAGG gaaaagccacTGCAGTCGGTGGCGAGCCAGGTGTCACCAAAGCAGTGCTGACCAGAATCCAG GTCTGTGAGAAGCCCCTGATGTACCTGGTCGACACTCCTGGTGTGCTACCCCCCAAGCTGGGGGACGTGGAGACAG GAGCCATCCGTGACCACCTGGTGGGGGAGGATGTCATGGCCGACTACCTCCTGTACACCCTGAACAAGCAGCAGCAGTTCAG GTACGTGCAGCATTATGGGCTGGCCAGGGCCTGCAACACCATCGAGCCCGTGCTGAAGTGCGTGGCCCTCGCCCGGGGCAGGACACAGAAAGTGAAGGTGCTGACAGGCACGG GGAACGTCAATGTGACAACACTCGACTACCCGGCCGCTGCCTACGAGTTCCTGCGGGATTTCCGAGCGGGACGCCTGGGCAGGGTAACGCTGGACTGA
- the LOC141469202 gene encoding lysosomal acid lipase/cholesteryl ester hydrolase-like isoform X3 encodes MNVSQIICHRGYLSEEYEVLTHDGYYVSLNRIPHGRENPRNGEAKPVVFLQHGLFGEGSHWVQNLANNSLGFILADSGYDVWLGNSRGTSWSQRHQHLSADQAEFWDFSFHEMAMYDLPAMIDFVLQKTGQKQIYYIGYSQGCTIAFIAFSSMPELAQKIKMFFALAPVLTIKHARSPIMKMSFLLDRQFKIGGKEKSPEYLFSWFLPELCRHPLLHKPCANLLFLLGGYNEKNLNMTRLDVYTSHYPDGTSVKNMIHWAQVMKSGEFKAFDYSSENLAVYHQETPPFYRVEEMPVPTAVWSGGEDWAADWRDVRLLLSRITHLVTYGHIPDWNHWDFIWGLDAPGRLYSSILKLMEESQ; translated from the exons ATGAATGTT agcCAAATAATCTGCCACAGAGGGTACCTCAGTGAGGAGTATGAAGTACTGACTCACGATGGCTACTACGTCAGCCTGAACAGAATTCCTCATGGGAGAGAAAATCCTAGGAATGGAG AGGCCAAGCCAGTCGTGTTTCTCCAGCACGGGTTATTTGGAGAAGGGAGCCACTGGGTGCAAAATCTGGCTAACAACAGCCTTGGCTTCATACTAGCAGACTCCGGCTATGACGTCTGGCTGGGAAACAGCAGGGGGACAAGCTGGTCCCAGAGACACCAGCACCTTTCAGCTGACCAGGCCGAATTCTGGGATTTCAG CTTTCACGAAATGGCAATGTACGACCTCCCAGCCATGATCGACTTTGTTCTGCAGAAGACTGGGCAGAAGCAGATATATTACATTGGCTACTCCCAGGGCTGCACAATCG cgTTCATTGCATTTTCATCCATGCCAGAACTGGCtcagaaaatcaaaatgttttttgCCCTGGCTCCAGTACTGACAATCAAGCACGCCAGAAGTCCCATCATGAAAATGTCCTTCCTTCTGGACAGGCAATTCAAGAT CGGGGGGAAAGAGAAGAGTCCcgaatatttattttcctg GTTTCTCCCTGAGCTCTGCAGGCATCCACTGCTGCACAAGCCCTGTGCcaatcttctctttctgctgggTGGCTACAATGAGAAAAACCTCAACATG ACACGGCTGGATGTGTACACATCCCACTACCCAGATGGAACATCTGTCAAAAACATGATACACTGGGCCCAG GTGATGAAATCAGGAGAATTCAAAGCCTTTGACTACAGCAGCGAAAACCTAGCTGTGTACCATCAG gaGACACCTCCCTTCTACCGGGTGGAGGAGATGCCCGTGCCCACTGCGGTGTGGTCAGGGGGGGAGGACTGGGCAGCTGACTGGAGAGATGTACGCCTGCTGCTGTCCCGTATCACCCACCTCGTCACCTATGGCCACATCCCTGACTGGAACCACTGGGACTTCATCTGGGGCTTGGATGCTCCTGGGCGCCTCTACAGCAGCATCCTGAAGCTGATGGAGGAGTCCCAGTAG
- the LOC141469202 gene encoding lipase member M-like isoform X1, with protein sequence MWLFIAILVLIQAPTNSADAIQQKKVINPETFMNVSQIICHRGYLSEEYEVLTHDGYYVSLNRIPHGRENPRNGEAKPVVFLQHGLFGEGSHWVQNLANNSLGFILADSGYDVWLGNSRGTSWSQRHQHLSADQAEFWDFSFHEMAMYDLPAMIDFVLQKTGQKQIYYIGYSQGCTIAFIAFSSMPELAQKIKMFFALAPVLTIKHARSPIMKMSFLLDRQFKMFQLLLGRTDASLRMRKLWRFLPELCRHPLLHKPCANLLFLLGGYNEKNLNMTRLDVYTSHYPDGTSVKNMIHWAQVMKSGEFKAFDYSSENLAVYHQETPPFYRVEEMPVPTAVWSGGEDWAADWRDVRLLLSRITHLVTYGHIPDWNHWDFIWGLDAPGRLYSSILKLMEESQ encoded by the exons ATGTGGCTGTTTATTGCAATCCTGGTTTTGATACAAGCACCTACGAACTCAGCAGATGCCATCCAGCAGAAAAAGGTTATAAATCCTGAGACTTTCATGAATGTT agcCAAATAATCTGCCACAGAGGGTACCTCAGTGAGGAGTATGAAGTACTGACTCACGATGGCTACTACGTCAGCCTGAACAGAATTCCTCATGGGAGAGAAAATCCTAGGAATGGAG AGGCCAAGCCAGTCGTGTTTCTCCAGCACGGGTTATTTGGAGAAGGGAGCCACTGGGTGCAAAATCTGGCTAACAACAGCCTTGGCTTCATACTAGCAGACTCCGGCTATGACGTCTGGCTGGGAAACAGCAGGGGGACAAGCTGGTCCCAGAGACACCAGCACCTTTCAGCTGACCAGGCCGAATTCTGGGATTTCAG CTTTCACGAAATGGCAATGTACGACCTCCCAGCCATGATCGACTTTGTTCTGCAGAAGACTGGGCAGAAGCAGATATATTACATTGGCTACTCCCAGGGCTGCACAATCG cgTTCATTGCATTTTCATCCATGCCAGAACTGGCtcagaaaatcaaaatgttttttgCCCTGGCTCCAGTACTGACAATCAAGCACGCCAGAAGTCCCATCATGAAAATGTCCTTCCTTCTGGACAGGCAATTCAAGATGTTTCAG CTTCTGCTTGGCAGAACAGACGCCTCACTGCGGATGAGGAAGCTGTGGAGGTTTCTCCCTGAGCTCTGCAGGCATCCACTGCTGCACAAGCCCTGTGCcaatcttctctttctgctgggTGGCTACAATGAGAAAAACCTCAACATG ACACGGCTGGATGTGTACACATCCCACTACCCAGATGGAACATCTGTCAAAAACATGATACACTGGGCCCAG GTGATGAAATCAGGAGAATTCAAAGCCTTTGACTACAGCAGCGAAAACCTAGCTGTGTACCATCAG gaGACACCTCCCTTCTACCGGGTGGAGGAGATGCCCGTGCCCACTGCGGTGTGGTCAGGGGGGGAGGACTGGGCAGCTGACTGGAGAGATGTACGCCTGCTGCTGTCCCGTATCACCCACCTCGTCACCTATGGCCACATCCCTGACTGGAACCACTGGGACTTCATCTGGGGCTTGGATGCTCCTGGGCGCCTCTACAGCAGCATCCTGAAGCTGATGGAGGAGTCCCAGTAG
- the LOC141469202 gene encoding lysosomal acid lipase/cholesteryl ester hydrolase-like isoform X4: MNVSQIICHRGYLSEEYEVLTHDGYYVSLNRIPHGRENPRNGEAKPVVFLQHGLFGEGSHWVQNLANNSLGFILADSGYDVWLGNSRGTSWSQRHQHLSADQAEFWDFSFHEMAMYDLPAMIDFVLQKTGQKQIYYIGYSQGCTIAFIAFSSMPELAQKIKMFFALAPVLTIKHARSPIMKMSFLLDRQFKMFQLWRFLPELCRHPLLHKPCANLLFLLGGYNEKNLNMTRLDVYTSHYPDGTSVKNMIHWAQVMKSGEFKAFDYSSENLAVYHQETPPFYRVEEMPVPTAVWSGGEDWAADWRDVRLLLSRITHLVTYGHIPDWNHWDFIWGLDAPGRLYSSILKLMEESQ; the protein is encoded by the exons ATGAATGTT agcCAAATAATCTGCCACAGAGGGTACCTCAGTGAGGAGTATGAAGTACTGACTCACGATGGCTACTACGTCAGCCTGAACAGAATTCCTCATGGGAGAGAAAATCCTAGGAATGGAG AGGCCAAGCCAGTCGTGTTTCTCCAGCACGGGTTATTTGGAGAAGGGAGCCACTGGGTGCAAAATCTGGCTAACAACAGCCTTGGCTTCATACTAGCAGACTCCGGCTATGACGTCTGGCTGGGAAACAGCAGGGGGACAAGCTGGTCCCAGAGACACCAGCACCTTTCAGCTGACCAGGCCGAATTCTGGGATTTCAG CTTTCACGAAATGGCAATGTACGACCTCCCAGCCATGATCGACTTTGTTCTGCAGAAGACTGGGCAGAAGCAGATATATTACATTGGCTACTCCCAGGGCTGCACAATCG cgTTCATTGCATTTTCATCCATGCCAGAACTGGCtcagaaaatcaaaatgttttttgCCCTGGCTCCAGTACTGACAATCAAGCACGCCAGAAGTCCCATCATGAAAATGTCCTTCCTTCTGGACAGGCAATTCAAGATGTTTCAG CTGTGGAGGTTTCTCCCTGAGCTCTGCAGGCATCCACTGCTGCACAAGCCCTGTGCcaatcttctctttctgctgggTGGCTACAATGAGAAAAACCTCAACATG ACACGGCTGGATGTGTACACATCCCACTACCCAGATGGAACATCTGTCAAAAACATGATACACTGGGCCCAG GTGATGAAATCAGGAGAATTCAAAGCCTTTGACTACAGCAGCGAAAACCTAGCTGTGTACCATCAG gaGACACCTCCCTTCTACCGGGTGGAGGAGATGCCCGTGCCCACTGCGGTGTGGTCAGGGGGGGAGGACTGGGCAGCTGACTGGAGAGATGTACGCCTGCTGCTGTCCCGTATCACCCACCTCGTCACCTATGGCCACATCCCTGACTGGAACCACTGGGACTTCATCTGGGGCTTGGATGCTCCTGGGCGCCTCTACAGCAGCATCCTGAAGCTGATGGAGGAGTCCCAGTAG
- the PAOX gene encoding peroxisomal N(1)-acetyl-spermine/spermidine oxidase, with the protein MEGGGVGRRVVAVGAGLAGLGAAQRLGGHGSLRLLEAAGRIGGRVCTRPFALGLAEMGAHWIHGPSPGNPIFRLATSYGLLGPEAAREENQQAEVGGHPPLPSVTYGSSGKVLSPTAVSEVHHLFDTLLDSARAFRGAEELPAPSVGQYLRGEITQRVSTLGGGREDAQRLQLAILATCLKLECCISGTHSMDLVALEPFGEYVSLPGLDCTFPGGYSSLPDRMLSALPEGTVLLNKPVRTIRWRGSFCEEGDKTRDFPVRVECEDGDAFLADHVIITVPLGFLKERHQDFFQPPLPQQKAEAIRRLGFGTNNKIFLEFEKPFWDPQQQLLEVVWEDESPLEEPSTNLEANWFKKLIGFVILQPPDQHGHVLCGFIAGKESEYMETLSDEEVLGTMTHLLRTLTGNPHLPAPRRVLRSQWHSAPYTRGSYSYVAIGSSGDDIDALAQPLPEDPEDPRPLQLLFAGEATHRTFYSTTHGALLSGWREAERLNQLFKAPDPAPQV; encoded by the exons ATGGAGGGCGGCGGCGTGGGGCGGCGGGTGGTTGCGGtgggcgcagggctggcggggctgggggcagcccagCGGCTGGGCGGGCACGGGTCCCTCCGCCTGCTGGAGGCGGCGGGCCGCATCGGGGGCCGTGTCTGCACCCGCCCCTTCG cGTTGGGGCTGGCAGAGATGGGGGCCCACTGGATCCACGGCCCCTCACCGGGCAACCCCATCTTCCGGCTGGCCACCAGCTACGGCCTGCTGGGCCCGGAGGCCGCTCGGGAGGAGAACCAGCAGGCGGAGGTGGGAGGCCACCCCCCACTGCCCTCCGTCACCTATGGCAGCTCAGGGAAGGTGCTGAGCCCCACAGCAGTGAGCGAAGTCCACCACCTCTTTGACACCCTACTGGACTCCGCCCGGGCTTTTCGGGGGGCCGAGGAGCTGCCAGCCCCCAGTGTGGGGCAGTACCTGCGGGGAGAGATCACCCAGAGGGTCTCCACTTTGGGGGGGGGCCGTGAGGACGCCCAGCGGCTCCAGCTGGCCATCCTTGCCACCTGCCTCAAGCTGGAGTGTTGCATCAGCGGGACCCACAGCATGGACCTGGTGGCCCTGGAGCCCTTCGGGGAGTACGTCTCCCTGCCCGGCCTGGACTGCACCTTCCCAGG TGGCTACAGCAGCTTGCCTGATCGCATGCTGTCGGCTCTGCCGGAGGGCACCGTCCTGCTCAACAAGCCAGTGAGGACCATCCGgtggagagggtccttctgcgaGGAAGGGGACAAGACCAGGGATTTCCCTGTCCGCGTGGAGTGTGAGGATGGAGACGCCTTCCTCGCTGACCACGTCATCATCACTGTCCCACTGG GTTTCCTCAAGGAACGCCACCAGGACTTCTTCCAGCCTCCCTTGCCCCAGCAGAAAGCTGAGGCCATTCGCCGCCTGGGTTTTGGCACCAACAACAAGATCTTCCTGGAGTTTGAGAAGCCTTTCTGGgatccccagcagcagctccttgaaGTGGTGTGGGAGGATGAGTCGCCCCTGGAGGAGCCCAGCACCAACCTGGAAGCCAACTGGTTCAAGAAGCTCATCGGCTTTGTGATCCTCCAACCACCAGATCA GCACGGGCACGTCCTCTGCGGCTTCATCGCAGGGAAGGAGTCAGAGTACATGGAGACGCTGAGTGATGAAGAGGTTCTTGGCACCATGACACACCTCCTCCGCACACTGACAG GGAATCCGCACCTGCCCGCTCCCAGGAGGGTGCTCAGGTCCCAGTGGCACAGCGCTCCCTACACCCGGGGCTCCTACAGCTACGTGGCCATTGGCAGCTCGGGGGATGACATCGACGCGCTGGCTCAGCCCCTGCCTGAGGACCCCGAGGACCCCAGG CCTCTGCAGCTCCTCTTTGCCGGTGAGGCCACCCACCGCACCTTCTACTCCACCACCCACGGGGCCCTGCTGTCAGGCTGGCGGGAGGCTGAGCGGCTCAACCAGCTCTTCAAAGCACCCGATCCTGCTCCTCAGGTTTAA
- the MTG1 gene encoding mitochondrial ribosome-associated GTPase 1 isoform X1, producing MRGWAAALRAAASGPGLALGGFRERFDFGGRDVASWFPGHMAKGLRQMRASLRRADCLIEVRDARIPLSGCNPMLQEALGVRPHILVLNKMDLADPRQQPTVLEHLKQQGCSHVVFTDCQRDGNIKKIIPLAAKLLGDSPRYHRAESTEYNILVIGVPNVGKSSLINSLRRLHLKKGISPWCLGSGRSRWRSPGAGSRAQPLASLTVFLLSPKGKATAVGGEPGVTKAVLTRIQVCEKPLMYLVDTPGVLPPKLGDVETGMKLALCGAIRDHLVGEDVMADYLLYTLNKQQQFRYVQHYGLARACNTIEPVLKCVALARGRTQKVKVLTGTGNVNVTTLDYPAAAYEFLRDFRAGRLGRVTLD from the exons atgagaGGGTGGGCTGCAGCGCTGCGGGCGGCGGCGAGCGGGCCCGGGCTAGCGCTCGGCGGCTTCCGGGAGCGCTTCGATTTCGGTGGTCGCGATGTGGCCTCCTGGTTCCCGGGGCACATGGCGAAAG GCCTGCGGCAGATGAGGGCCTCCCTGCGGCGCGCCGACTGCCTCATCGAGGTGCGCGACGCTCGC ATTCCACTGTCGGGCTGTAACCCCATGCTGCAAGAGGCGCTGGGCGTCCGCCCGCACATCCTAGTACTGAACAAGATGGATCTGGCTGATCCTCGCCAGCAGCCG ACAGTCTTGGAGCACCTGAAGCAGCAGGGATGCTCGCATGTCGTCTTCACTGACTGCCAGCGCGATGGCAACATCAAGAAG ATTATTCCCCTGGCTGCCAAGCTGTTGGGTGACAGCCCACGCTACCACAGGGCTGAG AGCACTGAGTACAACATCCTGGTGATTGGAGTGCCCAATGTGGGGAAATCCTCGCTCATAAACTCCCTGCGGAGGCTGCACCTCAAAAAGGGTATTTCTCCATGGTGCCTGGGCTCGGGGAGGAGCCGCTGGcgcagccctggagcaggcagcagggcacagCCACTTGCTTCTCTGACTGtgtttctcctttctccaaaaggaaaagccacTGCAGTCGGTGGCGAGCCAGGTGTCACCAAAGCAGTGCTGACCAGAATCCAG GTCTGTGAGAAGCCCCTGATGTACCTGGTCGACACTCCTGGTGTGCTACCCCCCAAGCTGGGGGACGTGGAGACAGGCATGAAGCTGGCGCTGTGTG GAGCCATCCGTGACCACCTGGTGGGGGAGGATGTCATGGCCGACTACCTCCTGTACACCCTGAACAAGCAGCAGCAGTTCAG GTACGTGCAGCATTATGGGCTGGCCAGGGCCTGCAACACCATCGAGCCCGTGCTGAAGTGCGTGGCCCTCGCCCGGGGCAGGACACAGAAAGTGAAGGTGCTGACAGGCACGG GGAACGTCAATGTGACAACACTCGACTACCCGGCCGCTGCCTACGAGTTCCTGCGGGATTTCCGAGCGGGACGCCTGGGCAGGGTAACGCTGGACTGA
- the LOC141469202 gene encoding lipase member M-like isoform X2: MNVSQIICHRGYLSEEYEVLTHDGYYVSLNRIPHGRENPRNGEAKPVVFLQHGLFGEGSHWVQNLANNSLGFILADSGYDVWLGNSRGTSWSQRHQHLSADQAEFWDFSFHEMAMYDLPAMIDFVLQKTGQKQIYYIGYSQGCTIAFIAFSSMPELAQKIKMFFALAPVLTIKHARSPIMKMKQPCPLLLQLLLGRTDASLRMRKLWRFLPELCRHPLLHKPCANLLFLLGGYNEKNLNMTRLDVYTSHYPDGTSVKNMIHWAQVMKSGEFKAFDYSSENLAVYHQETPPFYRVEEMPVPTAVWSGGEDWAADWRDVRLLLSRITHLVTYGHIPDWNHWDFIWGLDAPGRLYSSILKLMEESQ; this comes from the exons ATGAATGTT agcCAAATAATCTGCCACAGAGGGTACCTCAGTGAGGAGTATGAAGTACTGACTCACGATGGCTACTACGTCAGCCTGAACAGAATTCCTCATGGGAGAGAAAATCCTAGGAATGGAG AGGCCAAGCCAGTCGTGTTTCTCCAGCACGGGTTATTTGGAGAAGGGAGCCACTGGGTGCAAAATCTGGCTAACAACAGCCTTGGCTTCATACTAGCAGACTCCGGCTATGACGTCTGGCTGGGAAACAGCAGGGGGACAAGCTGGTCCCAGAGACACCAGCACCTTTCAGCTGACCAGGCCGAATTCTGGGATTTCAG CTTTCACGAAATGGCAATGTACGACCTCCCAGCCATGATCGACTTTGTTCTGCAGAAGACTGGGCAGAAGCAGATATATTACATTGGCTACTCCCAGGGCTGCACAATCG cgTTCATTGCATTTTCATCCATGCCAGAACTGGCtcagaaaatcaaaatgttttttgCCCTGGCTCCAGTACTGACAATCAAGCACGCCAGAAGTCCCATCATGAAAAT GAAACAACCTTGCCCTTTGCTTCTGCAGCTTCTGCTTGGCAGAACAGACGCCTCACTGCGGATGAGGAAGCTGTGGAGGTTTCTCCCTGAGCTCTGCAGGCATCCACTGCTGCACAAGCCCTGTGCcaatcttctctttctgctgggTGGCTACAATGAGAAAAACCTCAACATG ACACGGCTGGATGTGTACACATCCCACTACCCAGATGGAACATCTGTCAAAAACATGATACACTGGGCCCAG GTGATGAAATCAGGAGAATTCAAAGCCTTTGACTACAGCAGCGAAAACCTAGCTGTGTACCATCAG gaGACACCTCCCTTCTACCGGGTGGAGGAGATGCCCGTGCCCACTGCGGTGTGGTCAGGGGGGGAGGACTGGGCAGCTGACTGGAGAGATGTACGCCTGCTGCTGTCCCGTATCACCCACCTCGTCACCTATGGCCACATCCCTGACTGGAACCACTGGGACTTCATCTGGGGCTTGGATGCTCCTGGGCGCCTCTACAGCAGCATCCTGAAGCTGATGGAGGAGTCCCAGTAG